The DNA segment CGTCTCAATATTGACGTCGGCACGCCCTGACCAGTTCAGTCGAGCAAAATAAGCATTCAGGATAGGCGTCATCAGATTTCCTGTCGTGGGCCTTAAATCGTTATCCGAGTATAAACGATGTACCAAAGAGTGAGGCGGGTGTTATGAGACGCTTGGCGCTACGTCAGTTTTCATTAATACTCAAAAAAAACCTTTGCGAGACAATTCTATGAGTCGATTCCGTCCTGTCGAATTACGCCACGCCAGCCGTCTGCTCAATCATGGCCCCACGGTACTGATCACCAGTCGCGATGAGATCAGCAACCGACGCAATATCATGGCCGCCGCGTGGTCTATGCCCGTCGAGTTTGAACCGCCGCGTCTGGCGATCGTGGTCGATAAAACGGCCTGGTCGCGCGAGTTAATTGAGCGCAGCGGCCTGTTCGGTATTGTCATTCCCGGCGTCGCCGCTACCAACTGGACTTACGCCGTTGGCAGCGTTTCCGGGCGCGATGAAGACAAATTCAACTGTTACGGCATCCCGGTGGTGAAAGGTCCGGTGCTGGGGTTGCCGGTCGTTGAGGAAAAATGTCTGGCCTGGATGGAGTGTCGCCTCCTCCCCGCCACCGCCGCGCAGGAAAAATACGACACCTTATTCGGTGAAGTGGTTTCTGCCGCTGCCGATGAGCGGGTGTTTGTCGAAGGCCGTTGGCAGTTCGATGACGACAAACTCAACACCCTGCATCATCTTGGCGCCGGTACATTTGTCACCAGCGGCAAACGCGTGACGGCGGGCTAACTACGCCGTCACCACGGTGATCCCCTTCGCGTTCATGGCGCGTATCCAGCTCTCGTCGGTGTTCTCTTCCACGACGACCGTATTAATCAGCGACACGTCGCCAATGGCAAAGGGAGACGCGGTGCTGATTTTCTCCGGCGAGGCCAGGACAATCGTTTCCGCGGCTCTGCCGGAAAATGCACGTTTGATGCACGCTTCTTCGTAATCTCCCGTGGTTAACCCCGCTTCCGGGTGAATGCCCGTCACGCCCATGAAAAAGAGATCGGCCTGAATGTTGCGCATTCCCTCAATCGTCGCCGCACCCACCGTGACAATGGAGTGTTTATACACGCGCCCACCGATAAGAATGATCTCGATAAGCGGATGATTGACCAACCCTAATGCGATGCCCGGACTGTGGGTGACGACGGTAATGTTTAAATCATCCGGCAGACACGCAATCAGCTCAGTCGTGGTCGTGCCGCCGTCAATGATCACTACCTGACCGGGGGAAATCAACGTGGCCCCTTTTTGCGCCACGCGCTTTTTGGCGTCGGTTTTCAATGATTTTCGTTCAAGAAATGGCGCTGTCGCACCAGACGATGGCAGCGCCCCGCCGTGTACGCGCTGCAGAAATCCTTCTGCGGCAAGCTCGCGCAAATCGCGGCGGATAGTGTCCTCTGAAACCGAAAACCGGTTGCTGAGCGCTTTCGACAACACCTGACCTTCGGCGGCCAGCAGTTCAAGGATCATTTTTTTACGCTGATCGGTAAGCATAGGGTTATTCCTGAATATGCACGATTTATCTTGATCATGCACGAATTTGCTGTTTATGATATTTACTCTACAAACGGAATGCCTGACAGGCAACAAAAACGTGCAGAAATGTGCATTTCTGCCTACGACAAACAAGCAACGAGGATATCATGACAGCACAACTGATTTTAATCGCCGGCCCTTATCGCAGCGGCACAGATGGAAAACAGGCTCTGATCGACGCCAACCTTCAGCGTCTGGAAGCGGCAGCGCTGGCCGTATACCAGCGCGGGCATATTCCGCTGATTGGCGAATGGCTCGCGTTGCCGCTGGCTAAGGCGGCAGGTTCCACGTCGTTAGATGATGAGATTAGCGAAGCCATGCTCTACCCGGTTGCCCACCGACTCATCGCTCGCTGTGACGCGGTTTACCGAATTGCGGGAGCGTCTAAGGGCGCCGATATGGATATCGAGGTCGCTCGTCAACATGGCCTGACGCTCTATACTTCTGTCGAGGACATCCCGCAGAACTGATCAAAAATCGTGCAGGTATCAATACACTAACAATATCTGCACGTTAATTGCCGTCTGGCTGAAGCTGGCTATAGTTAATGTTGCATTACCTCAAATTTTCACGTCAAACGCATATACACCTGCATTTCCACATCAAAATGTCCTCCATTTCGATAAGTGAGGTTTTACAATGCAACTCAATACCATCGCCAGGGGTCTACTCCTTGCCGGGCTGTTAACGTCTTTTTCTCTTCCGCTTATTGCGGCTGAAGCGCCTAAAGATGCCACTGCCGCCACTCAACAGGCGAACAATGCGCTTTATAATCAGCTGCCCTTTTCCGATAACACCGATTTTACCGATGCCCATAAAGGCTTTATTGCCCCCATTCCCCAGGAAGTGATTAAGGGCGAGCAAGGCAATGTTATCTGGAATCCTCAGCAATATGCATTCATTAAAGAAGGCGATAAATCTCCCGACTCAGTAAACCCCAGCCTCTGGCGTCAGGCGCAGTTGATTAATATTAGCGGCCTGTTTGAGGTGACGGAGGGGGTTTATCAGATCCGTAATCTTGACCTGTCGAATATGACGATTATCGAAGGTAAAGAAGGCATTACCGTTGTCGATCCGCTGGTTTCGGCAGAAACGGCGAAAGTGGGCATGGATTTGTACTTCAAGAACCGGGGTAAAAAACCGGTTGTGGCGGTGATTTACACCCACAGCCATGTGGATCACTACGGCGGCGTTCGCGGCGTGGTCGATGAAGCCGATGTGAAAGCGGGCAAGGTGAAAATCTACGCCCCTGCCGGATTCATGGAGGAAGCGGTATCAGAAAATATCATGGCCGGGAACGTGATGAGTCGCCGTGCCAGCTATATGTACGGCAACCTGCTGAAACCGGATGTTAAAGGCCAGGTCGGCGCAGGTCTGGGAACCACCACCTCCGCCGGTACGGTGACGCTGATCGCGCCGACCAATTATATTACCAAAACCGGGCAGAAAGAGGTCATTGACGGACTGACCTATGATTTCCTGATGGCGCCGGGTTCTGAAGCCCCATCCGAAATGCTGTGGTATATCGAAGAGAAGAAAATTATCGAAACCGCAGAAGATGTCACCCACACCCTGCACAACACCTATTCGCTGCGCGGCGCTAAAATTCGCCAGCCGCTGCCATGGTCCAAATACATTAATGAAGCGCTTAACCTGTGGGGCGATAAGGCCGAAATTATCCTCGCACAGCACCACTGGCCGACCTGGGGCAATGACAATGTGGTCAAATTGCTGAAAAGCCAGCGCGATTTATATCGCTATATCAACGATCAGACGCTGCGAATGGCCAACCAGGGCTTAACCCGTGATGAAATCGCCGCAAACTTTACCCTGCCGCCCTCGCTGGCCAATACCTGGGCTAACCGCGGTTACTATGGTTCGGTCAGCCATGATGTGAAGGCAACCTATGTGCTGTATCTCGGCTGGTTTGACGGCAACCCGGCTACGCTGGACGAACTGCCGCCGGAAGACGGCGCGAAGAAATTTGTGGAGTACATGGGCGGCGCCGATGCCATTCTGCAAAAAGCGAAGCAGGACTACGATCAGGGCAATTATCGTTGGGTTGCGCAAGTGGTCAGCAAGGTTGTGTTCGCCGATCCGAATAATCAGGCAGCGAGAAATCTGGAAGCGGACGCGCTGGAACAACTGGGATACCAGGCTGAATCCGGCCCGTGGCGTAACTTCTACCTGACCGGCGCGCAGGAACTGCGTAACGGCGTCGTGAAGGGGCCAACGCCAAATACCGCCAGCCCGGATACCGTACGCGCGATGACGCCTGAGATGTTCTTTGACTACCTCGCCGTCCATATTAACGGCCAAAAAGCAGCAGATGCGAAAATGGTCCTTAACTTCGATTTCGGTGACGACGGCGGTAAGTACAAAATCGAGCTGGAAAACGGCGTACTGAACCATACCGCGAACGTAGAAGACGCCAACGCCGATGCCACGATCGGCCTGTCGCGCGATGCGCTAAACCGGATTGTGTTGAAAGAAGAAACGCTGAAAGAAGCCACAGATAAAGGCGACGTAAAAATCACCGGCA comes from the Citrobacter amalonaticus genome and includes:
- a CDS encoding flavin reductase family protein, producing MSRFRPVELRHASRLLNHGPTVLITSRDEISNRRNIMAAAWSMPVEFEPPRLAIVVDKTAWSRELIERSGLFGIVIPGVAATNWTYAVGSVSGRDEDKFNCYGIPVVKGPVLGLPVVEEKCLAWMECRLLPATAAQEKYDTLFGEVVSAAADERVFVEGRWQFDDDKLNTLHHLGAGTFVTSGKRVTAG
- a CDS encoding DeoR/GlpR family DNA-binding transcription regulator, whose product is MLTDQRKKMILELLAAEGQVLSKALSNRFSVSEDTIRRDLRELAAEGFLQRVHGGALPSSGATAPFLERKSLKTDAKKRVAQKGATLISPGQVVIIDGGTTTTELIACLPDDLNITVVTHSPGIALGLVNHPLIEIILIGGRVYKHSIVTVGAATIEGMRNIQADLFFMGVTGIHPEAGLTTGDYEEACIKRAFSGRAAETIVLASPEKISTASPFAIGDVSLINTVVVEENTDESWIRAMNAKGITVVTA
- a CDS encoding DUF4406 domain-containing protein, producing the protein MTAQLILIAGPYRSGTDGKQALIDANLQRLEAAALAVYQRGHIPLIGEWLALPLAKAAGSTSLDDEISEAMLYPVAHRLIARCDAVYRIAGASKGADMDIEVARQHGLTLYTSVEDIPQN
- a CDS encoding alkyl/aryl-sulfatase, whose amino-acid sequence is MQLNTIARGLLLAGLLTSFSLPLIAAEAPKDATAATQQANNALYNQLPFSDNTDFTDAHKGFIAPIPQEVIKGEQGNVIWNPQQYAFIKEGDKSPDSVNPSLWRQAQLINISGLFEVTEGVYQIRNLDLSNMTIIEGKEGITVVDPLVSAETAKVGMDLYFKNRGKKPVVAVIYTHSHVDHYGGVRGVVDEADVKAGKVKIYAPAGFMEEAVSENIMAGNVMSRRASYMYGNLLKPDVKGQVGAGLGTTTSAGTVTLIAPTNYITKTGQKEVIDGLTYDFLMAPGSEAPSEMLWYIEEKKIIETAEDVTHTLHNTYSLRGAKIRQPLPWSKYINEALNLWGDKAEIILAQHHWPTWGNDNVVKLLKSQRDLYRYINDQTLRMANQGLTRDEIAANFTLPPSLANTWANRGYYGSVSHDVKATYVLYLGWFDGNPATLDELPPEDGAKKFVEYMGGADAILQKAKQDYDQGNYRWVAQVVSKVVFADPNNQAARNLEADALEQLGYQAESGPWRNFYLTGAQELRNGVVKGPTPNTASPDTVRAMTPEMFFDYLAVHINGQKAADAKMVLNFDFGDDGGKYKIELENGVLNHTANVEDANADATIGLSRDALNRIVLKEETLKEATDKGDVKITGNAEKLNELLGYMDKFEFWFNIVTP